The genome window GACTGCGAAACCACAGTCTTTGCGCCGGCCGCGGTGAAAAATCATAATGATAATCCAGCCCGATTTCGCCAATCCCCACTACTTTGGGGTAACCGGCCATCATCAGCAAATATTCCAAATCATCCTCGCGCATATCCTTAACTTCATGCGGATGCACGCCAATCGTCGTATACATAAAATCATAGCGTTTGCACAATTCAATCGAATAACGTGAAGTCTTTAAGTCTGTGCCGATATTGACGACTGCACCAACATTCTTGGCTTTCAGCCCCCGCAAAACCGCTTCCCGATCCGGCTGAAACTCTTCATCATCATAATGCGCATGCGTATCAAAAATCATAATCGTATCCTTTCTCTTTTTCGTTTTAAGTTACTTACTCAACTTTCCCATGTTCGTCAGAACAGTCTTTTTTAGGCAGATTGCCCGCCCGGGCAGAAAGCGAAGCTTTCGATCAGGGGCTCGTTGCTTCCAGAAAGGCTACGCCTTTCGGTGGTGGACGGGAACGATAGGCAAATTGCAATGCCGACGCCTTTTTGATTGCTAGCCCCGCCTGCCGTTTTGGCTTACGCCAGCCACATAAAACAGCGGAAAGCCGTATCTTTCATAGCTTTCCGCCTTTTCGCTTTCCTTTATTTTCTGAGGGAATCCCCTCAAGCCATCTGCTTTTTTGAAGCACTCCCTCAAATCATCTGTTACCGCTCCAAATGCAAGATAAAAATGCCTTTTCTTTTCAGGTCGCTGTCACTTGAAGGCAAACCCGATTAGCCGCTCACGGCAATGCCGCCATGCTATTTCACCGGCATACCGCTTTCCACCGAGCCATCTAAAGTAACGGCTTTCAGCTTACCATCGGCCGTATCGGCAAACAGCAACATTCCCTGCGACAACTCGCCTCTGAGCTTAATCGGTGCTAAATTGGCCACCACTACGACTTGCTTGCCGACCATTTCTTCAGGCGCATAATGCTCGGCCACCCCCGAAACAATCTGCCGAACCTCATCGCCTAACTTGACCTGCGACACCAACAGTTTATCCGCTTTCGGATGCCTCTTACATTCGACGATGTGTCCGACCCGCAAATCAACCTTAGCAAAGTCCTCAACTCCGATTTCTGGCTTTTTTTCCACTTCTTCCGGCTTTTTCCCGCTGTCCTTTTGCTCGCCGGCCGCCTTTTCTTTTTCCGAAGACAAGGCCGATAAAGCTTCCAGCTCTTTGGCTTCATCAATCCGGGCAAACAGCACTTCGGCTTCACCGACAAAGCTGCCGACCGTCATGCCGTCAAAAGTGGCTAAGCTATCCAGATCTTTTTTCCCGGAATTAATCTGCTTAAAAATCCGTTCGGCCGTTTCTGGCAGGAAAGGCTGCAAAAGTACCGCTGAAAAACGAATGGCTTCCAGCAAATGATACATGACCGTAGCCAGACGCTCTTTTTTCGCCTCATCTTTGGCCAGCAGCCACGGCTCGGTTTCATCAATATATTTATTAGAACGGCGCAGCAGCGTCCAAATCGCATCCATGGCATCGGCCACCCGAAGCTCTCTCATTCTTTCGTCTACCAGTTTCGGCGTAGCCAAAGCCAGCGCAATCAATTCCTCATCCGCTTCGGTTTTGGCCGTCGGCGGCAAAATCTCACCGTTAAAATATTTTTTCTGCATGGCAATGGTGCGGTTGACCAAATTACCCAACACATTGGCCAAATCACTGTTAATCCGCTGAATAACCAGTTCATAGCTAAGCGAGCCGTCACTGGCAAAGGGCATTTCATGCAGCAAATAGTAGCGGACGGCATCCACGCCGTAACGATCGACCAAATCCTTGGCATAAATCACATTACCTTTGGACTTACTCATCTTGTCTGCTCCCATCAGCAGCCAGGGATGACCAAATACCTGCTTCGGCAGCGGCACACCCAAAGCCATCAGCATAATTGGCCAATAAATGGTATGGAAGCGCAAGATATCCTTGCCGATAACATGAACATCAGCCGGCCAGTATTTTTTAAACTGCTCACTGGAGCCGTCCGGGTCGTAACCGATACCGGTAATATAATTGCTGAGGGCGTCGATCCAAACATAAATAACATGCCCGTCCTCAACGGTCGTTGGAATCCCCCAGCTAAAGGACGTCCGGCTGACCGCCAAATCCTGCAAACCCGGCTTTAAAAAGTTATTCACCATTTCGTTTTTCCGCGATTCCGGCTGAATAAAATGCGGATTTTCCTCAATATGCTTCATCAGCCGATCCTGATACTTGCTCAGGCGGAGAAAATAGGCGTCCTCCGAGGTTGGCGTAACTTCCGAGCTGCACTGCGGACATTTGCCGTCAACCAACTGTGAAGAAGTATAAAAAGCTTCACAGGATGTGCAGTACATGCCCTCGTATTTGCCTTTATAAATATCCCCCTGTTCGTACAATTTGCGGAAAATTTTCTGAACAACAGCTTCATGGTCGGCATCCGTTGTCCGAATAAACTTATCATAGGAAGTATTCATCATATCCCAAATTTGCCTGACTTCGCCGGCAATCTTATCGACATGCTCTTTCGGCGTGATGCCTTCCAGTTCCGCCTGCTGCTGAATTTTCTGGCCATGCTCATCCGTTCCGGTCTGGAAAAACACATCCTCGCCTGCCAGCCGGTGATACCGGGCAATGCTGTCGGTCAGCACAATCTCATAGGTATTTCCGATGTGCGGCGTCCTGGATGTATACGCAATGGCCGTGGTAATATAATATGGCTTTTTTCCCATGATAAACTCCTTTATTAGTCTTTTTTCAATGCTTTCTTTTTCCTGTCTGCTTAAATTCCTTTTTCTCCGGGCAGCCGCCACAAAAGCGCCTGTCCGCCAAAAAAGCTCCGCTTCCGCTCCGTGATGAAAAACCCGTAAACCGAGCCTTTCTTCCTTTGCTGCTCTTAGAACACCTTTTTATTATAGTCAGAAATCAGGAAAATGTAAAGAGCGAAAGAAAAAAGTCTTAGATATCTTCCCTGACCAGCGGCATGCTCATGCAGCGCGGGCCGCCCCGGCCCCGCGAAAGCTCAGAACTGGTCATTTCCAGTACTCTGACGCCGTTTTCGCGCAAGGTTTCATTTGTCACATAATTGCGGTCATAGACGATTACTTTGCCCGGCTCGATGCAGAGAGTGTTAGAACCGTCGTTCCACTGCTCCCGTTCGGAAGCAACAGCATCTTTGCCGCCGCACTGAATCAGCGTCACCTTATCCAACTCTAAATGCTGCGCCAAGGCCTCCACCAGCGAGGTGTTAATCTCAGTCACCTTCAGCTCCGCTTTTTTGTCCCCTTTTTGAATCTTAAAAATCCGCAGCGTTCCCAAAATTCCGGGATGAATCGTAAACTTATCATAATCAACCTGTGTGCAGACGGTGTCCAAATGCATAAACGCCCGAATCGGCGGAATGACCAACGCCAAAATAGTTTCAATTTCGGCCGTCTCATCAGCGAAAATATTCTGCGCCAGCTGCTCAATCGCTTCTGCCGTAGTCCGCTGTGAGATTCCCATTGTCAGTACCTTGCGGTTTAAGTTTAAAACATCGCCGCCTTCAATCGCATAGGGAAACTCCCGCTTATAATAAAAGGGAACCTGACCGGCAAAATCCGGATGATTTTCCAAAATAAGCTTTCCGAACAGCGTTTCCCGCCTTCTGGTATGAGAATACATACAGTTTAAGCTGACACCGTTGCCAATACAGGCAAAGGGATCTCTGGTAAAATAAAGATTGGGAATCGGATCAAGTATGAATTGGCTGACCGTCCGAACCAAATCCGCCAACGGCCGGCGGGTTTTTATGCTCAAATCACCCGACCTGACCCCTGACATCATTTTCAGCACCAATTCCTTTTCTTCCGGAATCTCATTGAAATAGGAAAATAAATATTCCCGCATTTTTCGGTCAGCGACATCGCCTTCGGTAATAAACTGTTGAATAAACGGCACTTTCAGTTCGGGGTGCACTCTTAAAGTCTCGGCTGCCAAGTCCTCCAAATAAA of Lachnospiraceae bacterium oral taxon 500 contains these proteins:
- a CDS encoding methionine--tRNA ligase (methionine--tRNA ligase; MetRS; adds methionine to tRNA(Met) with cleavage of ATP to AMP and diphosphate; some MetRS enzymes form dimers depending on a C-terminal domain that is also found in other proteins such as Trbp111 in Aquifex aeolicus and the cold-shock protein CsaA from Bacillus subtilis while others do not; four subfamilies exist based on sequence motifs and zinc content) gives rise to the protein MGKKPYYITTAIAYTSRTPHIGNTYEIVLTDSIARYHRLAGEDVFFQTGTDEHGQKIQQQAELEGITPKEHVDKIAGEVRQIWDMMNTSYDKFIRTTDADHEAVVQKIFRKLYEQGDIYKGKYEGMYCTSCEAFYTSSQLVDGKCPQCSSEVTPTSEDAYFLRLSKYQDRLMKHIEENPHFIQPESRKNEMVNNFLKPGLQDLAVSRTSFSWGIPTTVEDGHVIYVWIDALSNYITGIGYDPDGSSEQFKKYWPADVHVIGKDILRFHTIYWPIMLMALGVPLPKQVFGHPWLLMGADKMSKSKGNVIYAKDLVDRYGVDAVRYYLLHEMPFASDGSLSYELVIQRINSDLANVLGNLVNRTIAMQKKYFNGEILPPTAKTEADEELIALALATPKLVDERMRELRVADAMDAIWTLLRRSNKYIDETEPWLLAKDEAKKERLATVMYHLLEAIRFSAVLLQPFLPETAERIFKQINSGKKDLDSLATFDGMTVGSFVGEAEVLFARIDEAKELEALSALSSEKEKAAGEQKDSGKKPEEVEKKPEIGVEDFAKVDLRVGHIVECKRHPKADKLLVSQVKLGDEVRQIVSGVAEHYAPEEMVGKQVVVVANLAPIKLRGELSQGMLLFADTADGKLKAVTLDGSVESGMPVK
- the arcA gene encoding arginine deiminase, which translates into the protein MAIQVKSEIGKLKRVLLHRPGEELEHLVPRDLERLLFDDIPYLKTACKEHDQFAEIMQEQGIEVVYLEDLAAETLRVHPELKVPFIQQFITEGDVADRKMREYLFSYFNEIPEEKELVLKMMSGVRSGDLSIKTRRPLADLVRTVSQFILDPIPNLYFTRDPFACIGNGVSLNCMYSHTRRRETLFGKLILENHPDFAGQVPFYYKREFPYAIEGGDVLNLNRKVLTMGISQRTTAEAIEQLAQNIFADETAEIETILALVIPPIRAFMHLDTVCTQVDYDKFTIHPGILGTLRIFKIQKGDKKAELKVTEINTSLVEALAQHLELDKVTLIQCGGKDAVASEREQWNDGSNTLCIEPGKVIVYDRNYVTNETLRENGVRVLEMTSSELSRGRGGPRCMSMPLVREDI